In Lacerta agilis isolate rLacAgi1 chromosome 1, rLacAgi1.pri, whole genome shotgun sequence, the following proteins share a genomic window:
- the LOC117050595 gene encoding SITS-binding protein-like has protein sequence MPHNRPRNPSPVAEVTWDSGLKEMNETWKGAIACLGVAVFFVMTIGIIYWQVVDQPNKNWILKGNASGLIWERKAHSLILQTLSEDKTFLEIHMGSLSDVEVPLMKNLCWINKTEFCYTWEALAHLNISLESSLSSNTECYSIGWTPLHCQVKIKDCFSMVNISWYGGASVSSQHWPLNNVSIQSQPFIISNLAKTPAAYGSVLERYFLGSTGVTVMIASDIPIFLSVERNKHFCLESTLGVNMASLQYTVCVSQNITSAHQEVGSQLSGHQRKLPDTEILRLPVWSYYRAADSVAKVERGLRYFFNRLQRHHFGEGLIALNEHSTVLLGNTEHTFLPVLRRKGLHSPRLAMDSSHTKHLKLSITVSPFASINSQLFQMSLQEGKEDFWLSRHSESGDYSVPLLTRWKGQFSAQLNVTSWAAVLWYMDQVSLLRQRLGAEYLVFESGEGNWFMEQAIPPPTQLGGDKYIHILASMAAALGNSSIISAGTRVSHLPLFLQMNPRQPDWSYAGLKGIIPSVLHYSLLGYNFFIPDAIGGSLANEFLIDEELYIRWLQIVTFLPVMSFRTPPWVCCDDWVLNLTRHYVQTHQSFVVPLVEKYSKEWLSVGYPIFRPVWWLSPTESITFTIDDEFLIGDEVLVAPITEQGQRQRDIYLPREGQKWKDINTAQVFDGGTFIRNYSVSLMDVPVFIKTF, from the exons ATGCCTCACAATCGTCCCAGGAATCCGAGTCCAGTTGCAGAGGTGACGTGGGATTCTGGGCTGAAGGAAATGAATGAGACCTGGAAAGGAGCAATTGCCTGCCTTGGGGTAGCTGTGTTCTTTGTGATGACCATTGGGATTATCTACTGGCAAGTGGTGGATCAGCCAAACAAAAATTGGATCCTGAAAGGGAACGCCAGTGGTCTTATTTGGGAAAGAAAAGCTCATTCCCTCATCCTGCAGACTCTGAGTGAAGACAAAACTTTCCTGGAGATTCACATGGGAAGCCTCTCAGATGTGGAGGTACCTTTAATGAAGAATCTGTGTTGGATAAACAAGACGGAATTCTGTTATACCTGGGAAGCCCTCGCACACTTGAATATCTCCTTGGAGTCCAGCCTTTCTTCCAACACGGAGTGCTACAGCATCGGTTGGACGCCTCTGCACTGCCAGGTTAAGATCAAG GACTGCTTTTCCATGGTAAATATTTCCTGGTATGGAGGAGCAAGTGTCAGCAGCCAGCATTGGCCTCTGAACAATGTGAGCATCCAGTCCCAGCCATTCATCATCAGCAACCTCGCCAAAACCCCAGCTGCTTATGGCTCTGTCTTAGAAAGATATTTTTTGGGATCAACTG GAGTGACAGTGATGATTGCCTCAGACATACCCATCTTCCTCTCAGTAGAGAGGAACAAACATTTTTGCCTTGAGAGCACCCTTGGCGTCAATATGGCATCCCTGCAGTACACAGTGTGTGTCAGTCAAAACATCACGTCTGCCCATCAGGAAGTGGGAAGCCAGCTTTCAGGACATCAGCGGAAGCTGCCAGATACTGAAATACTAAG GTTGCCTGTCTGGAGCTATTACAGAGCAGCAGATTCTGTTGCCAAGGTGGAGCGAGGATTAAGATATTTCTTCAACAGACTGCAAAGGCATCACTTCGGGGAGGGGCTAATCGCTCTCAATGAACATTCCACAGTGCTACTTGGTAATACG GAACACACCTTTTTACCTGTGCTGAGACGAAAAGGGTTGCATAGTCCAAGGCTTGCCATGGACTCCTCACATACAAAACATCTAAAGCTTTCCATAACCGTGTCCCCTTTTGCAAGCATCAACTCCCAACTTTTTCAGATGTCTCTACAAGAAGGCAAAGAAGACTTTTGGCTGAGCCGCCACTCTGAATCTGGTGACTACTCG GTGCCGCTGCTCACCAGATGGAAAGGGCAGTTTTCTGCTCAGCTAAATGTAACCAGCTGGGCTGCGGTGCTCTGGTACATGGACCAAGTGAGCCTCTTGAGGCAGCGACTGGGAGCAGAGTATTTGGTTTTCGAAAGTGGCGAAGGCAATTGGTTTATGGAGCAAGCAATCCCACCTCCAACACAACTTGGAGGGGATAAGTACATTCACATTTTAGCCTCAATGGCAGCTGCATTGGGAAACTCGTCAATAATTAGTGCCGGCACGAG AGTCAGCCACCTGCCGCTCTTTCTCCAAATGAACCCCCGCCAGCCTGACTGGAGCTACGCTGGTTTGAAAGGGATTATTCCATCAGTGCTTCATTACAGTCTTCTTGGTTATAACTTTTTTATTCCAGACGCAATAG GAGGAAGTCTAGCAAATGAATTTCTGATCGATGAAGAGCTATACATTAGATGGCTGCAGATTGTGACTTTCCTTCCTGTGATGTCTTTCCGTACTCCACCATGGGTCTGTTGTGATGACTGG GTGCTGAATCTCACCAGGCACTATGTTCAGACACATCAGAGTTTTGTGGTGCCTCTTGTTGAAAAATACAGCAAGGAGTGGCTCTCTGTAGGATACCCTATTTTTCGACCTGTATGGTGGCTCAGCCCCACTGAGTCCATTACCTTTACAATTGATGATGAATTTCTCATAGGAGATGAG